In Acinetobacter sp. WCHAc010034, a genomic segment contains:
- a CDS encoding YaiI/YqxD family protein: MPPRSFAKIRVLFFALDAIVLPFKLWVDADALPKILREVILRASDRYQLEVTFVANQNVGIAPSVRINSIQVMHGADAADQEIIARMKEHDIVMTQDIPLAAQVIEKGGIAIHPRGEVYTVANVKARLHLRDFMDSLRGAGVQTGGPPPISERDKREFSSSLDQTIQKQKRKTAQ; this comes from the coding sequence ATGCCGCCGCGCAGTTTTGCTAAGATAAGGGTTCTATTCTTTGCACTGGATGCCATTGTGCTGCCATTCAAACTTTGGGTCGATGCCGACGCATTGCCTAAAATTTTACGGGAAGTGATTCTACGGGCTTCTGACCGCTATCAGCTGGAAGTTACTTTTGTCGCCAACCAGAACGTGGGCATTGCGCCGTCTGTGCGGATCAATTCAATTCAGGTGATGCATGGGGCGGACGCCGCCGATCAGGAAATTATTGCGCGCATGAAAGAACATGACATTGTCATGACGCAGGACATTCCGCTGGCTGCCCAGGTGATCGAAAAAGGCGGCATTGCCATTCATCCGCGCGGTGAAGTGTATACCGTGGCCAATGTTAAGGCGCGCCTGCATCTGCGTGACTTTATGGACAGCCTGCGCGGCGCTGGCGTGCAGACCGGCGGGCCGCCTCCAATTTCTGAGCGCGACAAGCGCGAGTTTTCCAGCAGCTTGGATCAGACTATTCAGAAGCAAAAGCGCAAAACTGCGCAGTAG